A part of Sander vitreus isolate 19-12246 chromosome 8, sanVit1, whole genome shotgun sequence genomic DNA contains:
- the LOC144521455 gene encoding muscarinic acetylcholine receptor M4-like, whose amino-acid sequence MTNKPDVNASLWLRPCNPGNSSHLPAGAGAPRPYYGTAQLVLIAVATGFLSAVTVLGNALVILSIKVNLRLRTINNYFLLSLAAADLIIGVLSMNVYTLYVLRGHWPLGAALCDLWLVLDYVVSAASVLNLLIICLDRYLCMTRPLSYPARRTRSTAGAMIGGAWLLSLALWAPAIICWQTRGGQRMVADGQCYAHLLASPAVTLATTLPSFYLPALAMVGLYCRLSAASRSRLSALQTERGALRTSSSSVRDFLLKRRSWVTSDLGSDLSLNQSESSTPKPGGSRKASRSHPQTAAGARHAVDEDDNKTEMDSSSTNTDLHRTASAAFASCPSLRSQERRWRRVMARERRVTKTILAILLAFIITWTPYNIMAVVAAFCHVCIPLELWIAGYWLCYVNSAINPACYALCNVTFRKTFCRLLCCHGNKLR is encoded by the exons AGCTGGTCCTCATTGCCGTGGCAACGGGCTTCCTCAGCGCCGTCACGGTGCTGGGCAACGCGCTGGTGATCCTGTCCATCAAAGTGAACCTCCGCCTGCGCACCATCAACAACTACTTCCTGCTGAGCCTGGCGGCGGCCGACCTAATCATCGGCGTGCTCTCCATGAACGTTTACACGCTGTACGTGCTGCGGGGCCACTGGCCGCTCGGCGCCGCCCTCTGCGACCTGTGGCTGGTTCTGGACTATGTGGTGAGCGCCGCCTCCGTGCTGAACCTGCTCATCATCTGTCTGGACCGCTACCTCTGCATGACGCGCCCGCTCAGCTACCCCGCACGCCGCACACGCAGCACAGCAGGCGCCATGATCGGCGGCGCCTGGCTGCTTTCCTTGGCGCTCTGGGCGCCCGCCATTATATGCTGGCAGACGCGCGGCGGCCAGCGCATGGTCGCAGACGGACAGTGTTACGCTCATCTCCTCGCCAGCCCCGCTGTCACCTTGGCGACGAcgcttccttctttctacctgCCGGCGCTCGCCATGGTCGGCCTGTACTGCCGGCTCTCCGCCGCCAGCCGCAGCCGACTGAGCGCGCTCCAGACGGAGCGGGGAGCGCTTCGGACGTCCAGTTCGTCCGTTAGAGACTTCCTATTGAAGCGACGCAGCtgggtgacctctgacctcggCTCTGA CCTGTCtctgaaccaatcagaatccagCACCCCGAAGCCCGGAGGGAGCCGGAAAGCGTCCAGAAGTCACCCTCAGACCGCCGCCGGCGCTCGCCACGCTGTGGACGAAGACGACAACAAGACGGAGATGGATTCCTCGTCCACTAACACGGACCTGCACCGCACGGCGTCCGCGGCGTTCGCCAGCTGCCCCAGCCTCCGTTCTCAGGAGAGACGATGGCGCCGCGTGATGGCGAGGGAACGCAGGGTCACCAAGACAATCCTGGCCATCCTGCTGGCCTTCATCATCACCTGGACGCCGTATAACATCATGGCCGTGGTGGCGGCATTCTGCCACGTGTGCATCCCGCTCGAGCTGTGGATCGCTGGGTACTGGCTGTGCTACGTCAACAGCGCCATCAACCCCGCCTGCTACGCTCTGTGCAACGTCACCTTCAGGAAGACTTTCTGCAGACTGCTGTGCTGCCACGGCAACAAGCTGCGCTGA